DNA sequence from the Sandaracinaceae bacterium genome:
TCACGGACATCGGCATCGGGATGGGCACCAAGACCATCCTCATGCTGCGCACCAGCGACGAGCTCTTCGTCGTGCTGCTGGCGCTTTACAAGGTCGGCGCGGTGCCGGTGGTGCTGGATCCGGGCATGGGCTTCGCGCGCATGCTGCACTGCTATCGCAGCGTCGGCGCGGAGGCGTTCATCGGCATCCCGCTGTCACACGTCATCCGCCGCGCACGACCGAAGTTCTTCGCGTCGGTGCGCATCACGGTCAGCGACGGCGCCTTCGGAGAGCACCGCTTGGCGGACCTGTACCGCACAGGACGCGGGCCGTTCGTGCTGCCCCCCGTGACGCCGGACACGCTGCTCATGCTCGTGTTCACGACGGGCAGCACGGGGCCCGCGAAGGGCGTGGAGTACACGCACGCAATGCTCGACGCGCTGGTGGGACAGGTGCGCTCCACGTACCCACTGGACGACGGCGAGCGCGGGCTGGTGACGCTCTCGCTCTTCGCGCTGGTGGACCTCTTCACAGGGTGCACCGCGGTCCTCGCGCCCATGGACCCGACGCGCCCTGCCGACGTGGACCCGAACGTCATCCTGGGGACGCTCGAGCAGTACGAAGTGCGGCACATGTTCGGTTCTCCCGCGCTCCTGCGCCGCATCGCTCCGGCGCTGACCGCCCGCGCAACGCCCTTGCCCAACCTGCGGACGGTGGTGTGCGGGGGTGCGGCGGCGCCGCTCCCGTTGTTGCAGCAGGTGCGCGGCGCGCTGGAGGGGGACCCGACGGTCCACGCCACGTACGGCGCGACCGAGGCGCTGCCCATCGCCACCATCGACCTGCGCGCGCTGGAAGACGGCTGCGACGAGCGCACGCGCCACGGTGCGGGAGTGTGCATGGGTCCGCCCATCGACGGTATGCAGGCGCGCATGCTGCGCATCACGCGCGAGCCCATCCCCACGTGGGACGACACGCTGGTGGAGCCCGACGGGACGCCGGGCGAGATCACCCTGTGCGGCCCGGTGGTGAGCAAGCGCTACCACAACGCGCCCGAGCACGACGCACTGCACAAGATCGCCGACGGCCCGCGGACCTGGCACCGCACGGGCGACGTTGGCTGGCTGGACGAGCGCGGGCGCATCTGGATGTGTGGACGCAAGGCGCAGACGGTGACCACCGCCGAGGGACCGCGCTTCACGATGATGTGTGAGGCCGTGTTCAACACGCACCCGGCCGTGCAACGCAGCGCGCTCGTGGGGGTCGGGCCGGACGGGGCGCAGCTCCCCGTCGTGTGCGTCGAGCTGACGCCCGAGGCGGCCGCGGAGGGAACGCCTGCCACCCTGTTCGAGGAGCTGCGGACGCTCGCCGAGGCCCACGAGTGTACGCGCGGGCTCACGCGCTACATCGTCCACCCGCGCTTCCCCGTGGATGTACGCCACAACGCCAAGATCGGCCGCGAGGAGCTCGCGGTGTGGGCGGGTGCGAAGCTGGGACTCTTGCGCATGCCCCCGGCGTTCCACGTGCTCATGGTCATCCCGCTGCTGGGTTGGCTCTACCAGCTGCTGCCGCTGGTGTGGCCGTTCCCGCACCCGGCGCTCTGGGCGCTGTGGTGGGTGGTGATGTTCCTGCACTTCGTCGTGCACCCGCTGCAGATCATCCCGGGCTTGCCCGTCGCGCGGCGTGTGGGCCACGGCACGCTCTACATCGCGTGCATGACCACCATCTTCGGCGCCACCTACTGGCGCCCCTTCGCTGGGGTGAGCGCCAAGGAGCTGGCGAAGTGAGAGCCTTCGTGACGGGGGGGTCGGGCTTCCTCGGGAGCCACATCGTGGACGCCTGCCTCGCGCGCGGCGACAGCGTGCGCGCGCTGGTGCGCCCCACCAGCGACACGGCCTACCTGCGCTCACTCGCCGAGGTGGAGCTGGTCGTGGGCGACCTGTCCGACGAGGGTGCGCTGGTGTCCGCGCTCGGGGGCATCGACGTGGTCTACCACTCGGCGGCGCGCGTGCTGGACTACGGCTCGCGGGCGGAGTTCCTCGAGGCCAACGTGCACGGCACGACCCGGCTGCTGGCTGCGGCGAAGCGCGCGGGCGTGCCCCGCTTCGTGTTCATCAGCAGCCCGAGCGTGGTGATGGCTGGCGCAGACCAGGTGGACGTGGACGAGAGCGCTCCGTACCCGGACCGCTACCTCAACCT
Encoded proteins:
- a CDS encoding AMP-binding protein — protein: MNAVEPSVNASADQHVVRHLRAQVALTPDRPALISPVRREGPWPIPFTERTYADVDARSDALAHGFTDIGIGMGTKTILMLRTSDELFVVLLALYKVGAVPVVLDPGMGFARMLHCYRSVGAEAFIGIPLSHVIRRARPKFFASVRITVSDGAFGEHRLADLYRTGRGPFVLPPVTPDTLLMLVFTTGSTGPAKGVEYTHAMLDALVGQVRSTYPLDDGERGLVTLSLFALVDLFTGCTAVLAPMDPTRPADVDPNVILGTLEQYEVRHMFGSPALLRRIAPALTARATPLPNLRTVVCGGAAAPLPLLQQVRGALEGDPTVHATYGATEALPIATIDLRALEDGCDERTRHGAGVCMGPPIDGMQARMLRITREPIPTWDDTLVEPDGTPGEITLCGPVVSKRYHNAPEHDALHKIADGPRTWHRTGDVGWLDERGRIWMCGRKAQTVTTAEGPRFTMMCEAVFNTHPAVQRSALVGVGPDGAQLPVVCVELTPEAAAEGTPATLFEELRTLAEAHECTRGLTRYIVHPRFPVDVRHNAKIGREELAVWAGAKLGLLRMPPAFHVLMVIPLLGWLYQLLPLVWPFPHPALWALWWVVMFLHFVVHPLQIIPGLPVARRVGHGTLYIACMTTIFGATYWRPFAGVSAKELAK